Part of the Lotus japonicus ecotype B-129 chromosome 6, LjGifu_v1.2 genome, AAATTGGAAAGCAAACCAAGATGTCCCATGCAAAGCTCCAACATCCAACCACGACATAGGTCCTTGAACTGCTACACATGGATCTAATGGGACCCATGCAAGTTGAAAGTTTGGGAggtaaaaaatatgtttttgtgtgtgttgatgatttttccaggtACACTTGGATTGATTTCATgaaagaaaaatcagagacatttGAGATTTTCAAGAGACTTTGCCTGAAGCTTCAAACTGAGAAAAGCAGTACTgtagtaagaatcagaagtgatcatggaagagagtttgagaactcaAAATTCTCTGATTTCTGTGGCTCAGAAGGAATAAGTCATGAGTTTTCTTCTCCCATCACTCCTCAGCAGAATGGTATTgtggaaaggaaaaatagaactcttcaagaatcCACCAGGGTGATGCTTCATGCAAGAAAGATTCCAAAGAAATTCTGGGCTGAAGCAATGAGTACTGCATGCTATGTCCACAACAGAGTAACGATTAGAGCAGGAACTTCATTTACTCAGTATGAaatctggaaaggaaggaagcctactatgaaacattttcatatttttggGAGTAAATGTTTATTCTGGCTGATCGTGAACCAAGAAGGAAGCTTGATCCCAAGAGTGATGAAGGCATATTTATGGGATACTCAACAAACAGTAAAGCTTATAGGGTGTATAACTCTCGTACAAAGGTTATAATGGAATCTGTCAATGTTATTATAGATGATGTACCAAGCAAAATGTCTAAGACAACTGTaagtgaagatgatgatgctGATGTCCCAGCCGATGTCCCAACGATTGACCTCGACAATGAGTCTGTGACTAGTGCAGATGAACAAGAAGGAAAAATGATTGAGTCAAACAAAGCCCCATCCATCAGAATTCAGAAGAATCACCctcaagaaaatattattggtGATCCTAAGGAAGGAGTAACTACCAGATCTAAAAGTTTCATTGATCatggttgtttcatctctaaaatAGAACCCAAAAATGTCAAGGAAGCACtgactgatgaatactggataaatgcaatGCAGGAAGAGCTTGATCAGCTCAGAAGGAATGAAGTTTGGGACCTCATCTCACGTCCTGAAGGAGTGAACATTATTTGTACTAAatggattttcaagaacaagtcagatgagaatggagtagtcactagaaacaaagcgagattggttgctcaaggctatactcagatagaaggagtggATTTTGATGAAACTTTTGCTCTAGTGGCTAGACTGGAATATATAAGGCTATTACTGGGAGTTGCTTGTTTGTTAAAGTTTAGACTCTATCAAATGGATGTAAAGAGTGCTTTTATGAATGGGTACTTGAGTGAAGAAGTATATGTTGAACAACCCAAAGGATTCATAGATCTTTATCATCCAGACCATGTGTACAAGCTGAAGAAGGCCCTGTATGGATTGAAACAGGCTCCAAGAGCATGATATGAAAGACTCACTGAATTTCTTGTTAGCAATGTctattgcaagggaggaatagacaagacCCTGTTTGTAAAGAATGACAAAGgcaagctcatgatagcacagatatatgtagatgatatagtatttggaggaatgtcgaacacgatggtggagcatttcgttcaacaaattaaatctgaatttgaaatgagtttgGTAGGTGAGTTGAATTATTTCTTGGGTCTTCAGGTTAAGCAAATGGAAGATTCTCTGTTCATTTCACAAAGCAAGTATGCTAGGAGTATTGTTAAGAAGTTTGGACTAGAAAAGGCAGGTCACAAAAGAACTCATGCTGCTACACATATCAAGTTATAAGCAAATGGAAGATTCTCTGTTCATTTCACAAAGCAAGTATGCTAGGAGTATTGTTAAGAAGTTTGGACTAGAAAAGGCAAGTCACAaaagaactcctgctgctacacatatcAAGTTATCTAAGGatgaacaagaagaagatgttgatcaaagcttgtATAGGAGCATGATTGGTAGTCTTCTGTATCTTACTGCTAGCAGGCCAGACATCACCTTTGCTGTAGGTGCttgtgctagatatcaagctgctcctAAGACTAGTCATCTCTTGCAAGTGAAGAGAATAATCAAATACGTTAATGGTACATGTgattatggtattctctatacacACGATACGAATCCTACTCTTGTTGGTTATtatgatgcagattgggcagaaagtgctgatgataggaaAAGCACATCTGGAGGTTGTTTCTACTTGGGGAACAACTTGATCTCTTGGTTCAGCAAGAAGCAAAATTGTGTCTCCTTGtcaactgctgaagctgaatatattgCTGCTGGGAGTAGCTGCACTCAACTCATATGGATGAAACAAATGTTGAAGGAGTATGAAGTCGAGCAGGATGTtatgacattgtactgtgacaatcTTAGTGCTATTAATATTTCCAAAAATCCTACTCAACATAGCAGgatgatgacccgggtttagtagtgtttttagggtcatttcgtagtttattttgagtctttttcttgtgtctcatgtagtgtttcatgcattatcatgcattgttactTTTATTCGTGTTTTGGCTTCATTTAAGTAATTACATAGTTCTATAGGGGTCTTTCTTGCATTcttatagagtttaggacttgcattagtttttccattgttttgtgaggactaaggtgattaaaaaccctttgaatttcttggttTTATTGcttgtcttggtcctttagtGCTTCAGCAGGTTGCTCATGAAGAGGGAAAGCCAAATGCTTGAAGAATTGATGGAATCAttcaaagggggggggggttacaAAAGCTAAAAAGTCACCAAAACCGAATGTCTGGGGCAGGGAGGCAGAAGCAAAAAAGCTGAAAAATTAGgcctggcgcttgagcgcccggcACAGCAAAAAACACGTttttttttgcctataaataggattctagtcattttctctgGAATCTTTGatatactttgtaaaattcagaggtagaggatcatctaggagagtgagagaaggcttccaagcttgtgttcaagtttcttgccatgcttggctaatctctcttctattgctttggttttcatgtaagacttttcatgtttaagttataatcttaagttctttcccatatgttcttcttctctctttgaATTCCATATTCTGAATTTCTATCTAAGCTTGTATCAatgcttgctttttgcttttctataatcagaacggaagtttgttatagattagggaaccgatttgggattaccccttctttgcttgctactaggaatagaggaagggttgggtttgttggcctgaaattgcatgatctaaaacctcatataaatgactaagtacacaaggaattgggcttagcttttagtatgagagaattgcttatgtgaggaatcaataagtgagtaattaggctatagcatcaaggagagatccatgagaacatgtgcttagaatgatgttcttgaattgactagttgagcaagaacccaaagcatgttcttttctgagtttttgtttattttatctttgctacttcgacatatctttgattcaataaaacaaaccttcatactcaagacttgaactgaatttagtcactcacaatccctgtggttcgataattaaaaccgggtggattcgtacacttgcggatttaccaacacagGACCAAGCACATTGATATCAGACACCACTTCATTAGAGACTTGGTTGAAGATAAAATTATCACTCTAGAGCATGTTCCTACTGAAAATCAATTGGCGGATATATTTACTAAACCACTTGATTCTATCACGTTTGAGAAATtgagaggaaatcttgggatttgcctctttCAAGAAGCATAGCAATTACCGCATCACTTTGCTCTAACGGCTAGTTTTCTCGTAACTACCAATAACTGCCGTTATGACATCATCATCATGATTGCTTCTCATCcactcaactgctatataatcatcaccaacGACCATGTTTCTATCTTACAGCtgattgagttttttttaattgtgtAATTCTGATTCATCTTTGCCCTCAATTTTTCTTTGATCCTCTGAATCTGCATACTCTGTCATATTTCACCATGTCTCAAGTCTCAGGAAAGCAAGACTCCATCAAAGGCAAGATTGAGAAGACATCTTCTGGAGTCAAGGTTATGGGATTGAATGCGCAATCCTCTGCTCAATCCAAGAAGGATTCTAGAAGAAAGAATTCAAGAACTCCTGCCAGAAAGTGCTACAAGTCGAGTACGAGATCTCAGGGCACTCGTGACTCACCTGTGTTTGAGGATGTTTCTCATGAAATTTCCTCTACGGATGAAGAGGCAGATGTTGAGGCTTCTGCTCCTCAAACTGAAGTTCTTGTATCCAATGTGCCTGATAAGGAGAATTCACCATCTCTGGATTCATCCTCTGAGTCCAAGAACTCAGAACCAGAGAATGAAGCCCACGAGGCGGTCTCTTCTGAGGAGTCTACCAAACCTCCTCCATCTGTTCATGAAATTTCAGATGCTGATGACTcagatgatgttcctctggcaAGTGTTGCTGCCaggatgaagaagagaagaagggtTCCTGTTGAAGACCCCCCCTCTGGTTCACAAAAGAAGACCAAATCCACTATGGATGTGAAGAGCAAAGGTAAACAAAAGGTTGTGGATTCCTCACACAAGAAGGTAAAGAAAACtgctgagaagaagaaaattccaAGGATTGATTTGGAATCTGAGTCTGATGTTGAAGTCGATGTTCAGGACATTCGGACTTCTGAAAAGAAGAAATTCTCTGGTAAGCGAATTCCTTCAGATGTTCCTTCTTTCCCTATTGATAATGTTCCCTTTCATGCTGCTGAGAATGTTCTCAAGTGGAAATATGTTTGCAACCGCCGGATTGCAAAAGAAAGGGAGATTGGCAAGGATGTGCTTGAGTGTAAGATGATTGTTGCTCTCATTGACCGGGCTGGTCTAAGGAAGACAGTCATGGATATTGGAAAATGTTATGAGAAGCTAGTGAAAGAGTTCCTAGTTAATTTGAAAGATGATGTTGGCATTCCTGGAAGTGctgaattcaggaaagtttATGTGCGAGGGAAATGTGTAACTTTTTCTCCTGCTGTGATCAACCAAGCCCTTGGAAGAATTGTCTTTGGACAAGGTTGCCAAGGAACTCACTGCTGGACAAGTGAAGAAGTAGCCTGCTAAGAAGCTTTTATCTACAGGGTtattgagtgtgaagtatgctattctgaATAGGATAGGAGTGGTGAATTGGATCCCTTCTCATCATACCTCTGCTGTCTCTGCGATTTTAGCCAAACTGATCTACAGAATTGGGACTGAAGTGCCTTTTGATTTTGGCTCTTTGGTGTTTGCTCAAACTTTGAAACATGCAGAAACTTGTGTTGTAAAGCTGCCTATTTCTTTCCCTTCACTCTTGACTACTATCATCCTGAAGCAGCATCCTGATATACTCAGAATGGATGATGTGGCTTTTCCTAAGGGTACTCCCATCACTTTGGATCATCGCCTGTTCCTGGATCCCCATGTCCTGGATATTGATATGCCATCTCGCAGGACATCAATTCCTGTTTCAATGTCTGCTTCTGGAACTCAGAGTGTTATTGCTGAATTGGAGGATCTTTCAAAGGAGTTGCAGGTTTCTATCAAGGTTGCTACTGAGAGGAAGCTGAAGGTGGATACTTTGATTGCTAAGCTTAAAGAGGAGGCAGGTCACGAGGGTGAGTCTAGAAGTGATGCTgcagaggaggaaggatctgaggAAGAGGAGTCTTCATCTGAAGCTTAAATTGTAGTTTTAGTGCTCTTTTGTTTGTCAGTTGGCTTTATTTCACTTACAACCTTTGCCAAATTTATGCTAAAAAAGGGGAGTAGTTAGCAGATCCATGTTGAAGACATTAGTTAGAAGATTCATGTTGAAGACtgtgttttgttttctgtttctgCTTCTGGTTTCTATTATTTAGCAGGTTTATGTCAAGACAATGTGGCAATGCTATGTTTGTTCAAGTTCTGCTGGTGTGCTTGTCTAACTTGGAGGTTAATAATTATGTGCTGCTATGGTTATGATTTATGTACTTCAAGCAGTTTATATGTGTTCTGTTGGATGCttcatttgagggggagttcctctATGTCTGCATATGAAGAAGCATTGTTTTGAGGGGGAGTgagtgttgtttttttttttccttttgttgtcatgcattttgctaaaaacaacctgatgtcgaagcagatgtcctGACATCTGATTCTGTAAAGCCAGGACATTCATTCACTAGCTGGCACGCGTTGTGGGTCCCTTCTGTTATCTGTTAAAGATTTGGTTATTgttacttgaggttcaagtaaCTGATTAAAGGGAGTTCTttgcgggttgtttattgttgaaACAAATCTATGATttaagatttgtttctatcttacTCGGTTGTTACACAAATCATATCTTGGAGGATTGCGTTTGAAGTTGTGTGGATCAATTCTGTTCTTCAGCCCAGCTAACCCtagtgccgcctctgctgaagtataaatagaacaaagacctaaaacgtgaagttaccagagctaagattgaagatcaagtgttttaggattgtgagttgtgctttgttcttgttatttgtgaactgttcttgctccctgattctataaagcgaGTTTCAGTTCTGTGTTGAGTTTGATTGTtcaaacacttttgttatttgttttcaccaatcactgtggcagtgattgagagaaagtgagaggggctctcatacttaggttgagatactaagtaaaaatacactgggtagattaggaaaagaacaatgaactggttgtgttcatgtgtgtctgtagttcctgaatcttgagatagtggatttcctttctttgggcttagccctccagacgtaggtgaagtttcactgaactgggttaccaattcttgtgtcttgttaCTTTTGTGTTTAACTTTTACTGATACTGTGTGATTGTTGTCATAATCGATTGTCCTGACATCGCATACAACATTGTTCTAAGGGAATTAGAATTTCAAGGAACTTTTGAATGAATGAGCCCCTGCAAGGCCTGAATCGTTGGATGGTTCCCAAGCCCCCAACTGTTCCAAGATAAGATCCTCATTAAGGTGGGCGGGACATTTGAGCAGTCGTCGCTAAGTCCAATCCAGATTAAGAATTTGCCTTTTCTAGTGGAGGTGACACCCCGGTACTAAGCCCACCCAATGCTGAAGATGGCACGTTTGGGCGCTTTCGGAATTGATTATGCACCTATGTGGAGCCCCCTTGTTTGCCAATGTTCTTTGAGAACttgttgttaagttcaaacactAGCtatatcgtttatcatattttgaatgataacaattttcaagagtataagtgaACTGGTTAAATATttcatataaattatatttcaaaaaataaccTCTATGCTTCACATCCTCATCGTCTGATGATAAAGTACAAGACTATGCCAGCAAGGCAAAACATGAAGACGCTGAATGTAACGCCCGaatttcacaactgaggaatcacattagtaacctaacaaagtctaaggactattccacaatcctaaaatccaagggtttttttttttttgaaagtgactAAATACCAAAGGGTTGGAAATacatcataactttatttaaataacctgtttctCGATATACTGTAATAAtggtttacaataccataagtaaggttcaaaataagtatgcgcactttaacaatggcggaagcaagactttaataacagagttctcatatagaaaaggagactcaaacatagtccacaATAAGAGAAGCAAAACTGCTTCttacacctctactccaccgcctacaacccgatctccaactcgagcagctaagcttcggcggaaggatctctatcgcctaatagcgttaagcgcccaaacaacaagtagcaaacagaaagggttaacttcatgcaattaccacgtatataagggaaaagcatgctattcagatttaagtgcatatcatggcacataaactagcaacttatttcaagatagatgacgacatatatccaacaacataaaatcaactcagatatcaacaacctcaccaatataacatcaaatcagatttcaacaacctcaacaattcAGATCAGATGTCGACAATATAAGATCAAATGTTAGTGctctataatgcaactatatgctgctatcaaaatggatcgatcaatatcgtctctcaagacgggacaatgataggaccacacctcctcatcgcctctTATAGTGTcccacaagacgggacaatcataagACCACACCccctgatcgccacttatagcgtctcacaagacgggacaatgataggatcacacctcctgatcgccacttatagcgtctcacaagacgggacaatcataggaccacacctcctgatcgccacttagcgtcacattggacgggacaatgataggaccacacctcctcatcgcctctTATATCACCACACAGGGCgagacaatgataggaccacacctcctcatcgccactttcaccttaagccttatatgctaagtcaGACAAAAACTCCCAATCCAATAGTCAattcagagtaaccacatgttattcataatcaGAACATTCgcacaaacacatcaagctctatcgagcgatgaaacAACAATTCAGTGCTCTAAAACATAGTCGTGTCCTATCCACTAGAAaacagtaatgacagaaaccagtaaacgaccgaagcctctcagaaaacggagacacacgtctcaataagttcactcggccgaagcctccagaaaacattttgcCAGTTCAGCACAATAATCAGAATCAATGCCAATCAaatttaaacatcttcatctcaaacgcatgcagtgcgataaaagcatgcaagactcaaagacgcgctaaaaccgagttacccttaccttcgtgagtagaagttgtgcatggaagttgcgaacctagaacaaggaaacacaatcatcaacacatgccctactagaagtaacactatctaacaacactaatcgaaaccggaaagaaagcttttaaagcctcagagttcctatttaggcacgaatggacaacaaAGACttcattcgctaaaacgtgcataactcgagctacataactcggaatgacacgaaaccaaagccaaaattttgacaatcgaaagagctacgctatagctcaggccatGCAGACCCAAAAactatttttggacacggtaccataacaaacaggtttcggccacttctaaaaatagggtttcccgaactttttcttcgatctaatttaattcctaggtattcttaggcgatatctaggccatggaaactctcagaaaaaattTAGAATTCGAAACGCgactaggggtattttggtcaagatttttagcttagaaactcaaagtcggaatttcaaaaaataaattggatgaggttgATACCAACaacatttatgacaactaatcctactgacgctaagctcagtcgagagttttcgatccaaaaagcggaacctcagcacaaaaatgggtatttgagcagtttttgaattcctacgacgattcggcgagaatcggcgaataACAACCgaatattcatgctcttgggttagtagagaagaggttttgatagagaaatcaagttattcggacagttttacaaaaaactcaaaactttgagcatagaaagacatagagaaaaacgacagaatttatgatcagaggtaaggaatagcatcagtacctcgaggcctacgcgtagcaatgAATagagcgacgatcagacaagaatcagcgaaaatcaattatcccctccttcttcctcaagctcttggccgtgtgtgtgtgttggtggtgatgttatttttatttttttgatttttcaagCTAATTATAGAAAAGGGCAAACgcgggaaaataaaaaatatcgcgattccgattttttctgcacattcctctgtgaattatgaGATAGAATCCGGCGACAGGATTCCAGAACTGGAAGCAGGTTTCTTGAAATTTAAAcaaacgattcactaacggtgttagtcgatttaacccgaaaagttactttttgcagttgatgtcggaagagaaaacttccttctgaagaaaggtcgaaaacatcgaaagaaatgggtgtatgcgtgtggaatcttcgtttgaagcttcgaatagaaaaattcttcatctaCAGTTCGTTTCAAG contains:
- the LOC130724744 gene encoding uncharacterized protein LOC130724744; translated protein: MSQVSGKQDSIKGKIEKTSSGVKVMGLNAQSSAQSKKDSRRKNSRTPARKCYKSSTRSQGTRDSPVFEDVSHEISSTDEEADVEASAPQTEVLVSNVPDKENSPSLDSSSESKNSEPENEAHEAVSSEESTKPPPSVHEISDADDSDDVPLASVAARMKKRRRVPVEDPPSGSQKKTKSTMDVKSKGKQKVVDSSHKKVKKTAEKKKIPRIDLESESDVEVDVQDIRTSEKKKFSGKRIPSDVPSFPIDNVPFHAAENVLKWKYVCNRRIAKEREIGKDVLECKMIVALIDRAGLRKTVMDIGKCYEKLVKEFLVNLKDDVGIPGSAEFRKVYVRGKCVTFSPAVINQALGRIVFGQGVVNWIPSHHTSAVSAILAKLIYRIGTEVPFDFGSLVFAQTLKHAETCVVKLPISFPSLLTTIILKQHPDILRMDDVAFPKGTPITLDHRLFLDPHVLDIDMPSRRTSIPVSMSASGTQSVIAELEDLSKELQVSIKVATERKLKVDTLIAKLKEEAGHEGESRSDAAEEEGSEEEESSSEA